A window from Acidobacteriota bacterium encodes these proteins:
- a CDS encoding insulinase family protein codes for MQIPYTRRTLDNGLDVIVHEDHDLPIVAVNLWYHVGSKNERRGRTGFAHLFEHLMFEGSAHHDHGFFAPLQRAGASLNGSTSSDRTNYWEVVPDGALDLALWLESDRMGHLLPALTQAKFDNQRDVVLNERRQNYENRPYGMASIALAEALYDRDHPYSWPTIGYPEDLRAASLDDVHAFFRAYYHPGNASLVLAGNITAAQAFAQAERYFGDIPAGPAVPAVAAGVPTLTSGVRLQLEDRVELPRLYLAWHAPALFADGDAECDLLADILGGGKTSRLYRALVVEQQIATEAAAMQYSRELTGMFQVVATAAPGVSLDQLSAAIHACLDQVRTTRVTDAELRRSQVQAEAHFIYRLQTIGGFSGKSDQLNAYNIYRKDPGFVTEDLARYGRVTPAGVRDAACRWLSQPFVALGVVPAGLASAGLTDATSAVVA; via the coding sequence ATGCAGATTCCATACACGCGGCGCACGCTCGACAACGGTCTCGATGTCATCGTGCACGAGGATCACGATCTGCCGATCGTGGCCGTCAATCTCTGGTATCACGTCGGCTCGAAGAACGAACGGCGCGGGCGGACCGGGTTCGCGCACCTGTTCGAGCACCTGATGTTCGAAGGATCCGCGCACCACGACCACGGGTTCTTCGCGCCGCTGCAGCGTGCCGGGGCGTCGCTCAACGGGTCGACCAGCTCGGATCGCACCAACTACTGGGAAGTGGTACCCGACGGCGCGCTCGACCTCGCGCTGTGGCTCGAGTCGGATCGCATGGGGCACCTGCTGCCCGCGCTCACGCAGGCCAAGTTCGACAACCAGCGCGACGTGGTGCTCAACGAGCGTCGGCAGAACTACGAGAACCGGCCGTACGGTATGGCCAGCATCGCGCTGGCCGAGGCGCTCTACGACAGGGACCATCCGTACAGCTGGCCGACCATCGGCTACCCGGAGGACCTGCGCGCCGCGTCCCTCGACGATGTCCACGCGTTCTTCCGTGCGTACTACCACCCGGGCAACGCCTCGCTCGTGCTGGCAGGCAACATCACGGCGGCGCAGGCGTTCGCGCAGGCGGAGCGCTACTTCGGCGACATCCCGGCCGGGCCCGCCGTACCGGCTGTCGCGGCGGGCGTGCCGACATTGACGTCCGGCGTGCGGCTGCAACTCGAGGATCGCGTCGAACTCCCGCGTCTGTATCTGGCGTGGCACGCGCCGGCGTTGTTCGCCGACGGCGATGCCGAATGCGACCTGCTCGCGGACATCCTCGGCGGTGGCAAGACCAGCCGCCTCTATCGCGCGCTCGTCGTGGAGCAGCAGATCGCGACGGAGGCGGCGGCCATGCAGTACTCTCGCGAGTTGACGGGCATGTTCCAGGTCGTCGCGACAGCGGCACCAGGCGTCTCGCTCGACCAGTTGTCGGCCGCCATCCACGCGTGTCTCGACCAGGTGCGCACGACGCGTGTCACCGACGCGGAACTCCGCCGGAGCCAGGTCCAGGCCGAGGCGCACTTCATCTACCGCCTGCAGACCATCGGCGGTTTCTCCGGCAAATCCGATCAGTTGAACGCCTACAACATCTATCGCAAGGATCCCGGGTTCGTGACCGAAGACCTCGCGCGCTACGGGCGTGTGACGCCCGCCGGCGTGCGGGATGCGGCGTGTCGCTGGCTCTCGCAGCCGTTCGTCGCACTCGGCGTCGTGCCAGCCGGGCTGGCGTCAGCCGGGCTCACCGACGCCACGTCGGCGGTGGTCGCGTGA
- a CDS encoding insulinase family protein, with protein sequence MSVDRRLLPIPAPPPGITFPPLTYSELTPGVRLATVERRELPLVSMLWLWHAGTSADRDDAAGLAALTADLLDEGTAALTMAELHDELAGIGGQLDTDIGHDATVISMLALSKHRERAVELFVDMAERPRLAAADVARVQGLRLNRLRQLRHSASALADLLFMRKLYGTHPYGRPGIGTEASLAAFTPDQVRAYHDRLATTPATVVVIGDIGHEEAVRLVSRHVSDRPRVSQPDPAVPLPASGTRLAFVPREGAAQSEIRIGRVALPRKTAEYHAAVVTNMLLGGAFVSRINMRLREEKGVTYGARSSFQFLRLAGPFSVQASIQSEATAASVRDVLDELDALGGSRPVTDEELASARDALTRGYARGFETAEQIARAAAQLALYDLPADTFDRFSESVSAVTTADVTALARRWLESGQMRAVVVGEPTTARAGLDAVGLDQPESLSSDEVLAGV encoded by the coding sequence GTGAGCGTCGATCGCCGGCTCCTTCCCATTCCAGCACCGCCCCCCGGGATCACGTTCCCGCCGCTGACGTACAGCGAACTGACGCCCGGCGTCAGGCTTGCCACCGTCGAGCGCCGCGAACTGCCGCTCGTCTCCATGCTGTGGCTCTGGCACGCGGGCACGTCTGCCGATCGCGACGACGCGGCAGGTCTCGCCGCGCTCACGGCCGACCTGCTCGACGAGGGTACCGCGGCGCTGACGATGGCGGAGCTGCACGACGAGCTGGCGGGCATCGGGGGGCAGCTCGACACCGACATCGGTCACGACGCCACGGTGATCTCGATGCTCGCGTTGTCGAAGCACCGCGAGCGTGCCGTCGAGCTCTTCGTGGACATGGCGGAACGACCCCGCCTCGCGGCGGCTGATGTCGCACGCGTGCAGGGATTGCGGCTGAACCGCCTGCGTCAGCTTCGCCACTCCGCGTCGGCACTGGCCGACCTGCTGTTCATGCGCAAGCTGTACGGTACGCATCCATACGGCCGTCCGGGCATCGGAACCGAGGCGTCGCTCGCGGCGTTCACGCCCGATCAGGTGCGCGCGTACCACGATCGGCTTGCTACCACGCCCGCCACGGTCGTCGTCATCGGAGACATCGGTCACGAGGAGGCCGTACGCCTGGTGTCGAGGCATGTGTCGGATCGGCCGCGCGTGTCGCAACCCGATCCGGCCGTACCGCTGCCGGCGTCTGGCACGCGACTGGCGTTCGTGCCGCGCGAGGGCGCCGCGCAGTCGGAGATCCGGATCGGCCGCGTGGCACTGCCGCGGAAGACGGCCGAGTATCACGCCGCCGTCGTCACGAACATGCTGCTCGGCGGCGCGTTCGTGAGTCGCATCAACATGCGCCTGCGGGAGGAGAAGGGCGTGACCTACGGGGCGCGTTCCTCGTTCCAGTTCCTTCGGTTGGCCGGGCCGTTCTCCGTGCAGGCCAGCATCCAGTCGGAGGCGACGGCCGCGTCGGTGCGCGACGTCCTCGATGAGCTCGACGCTCTCGGTGGCAGCCGTCCGGTGACCGACGAGGAACTGGCATCGGCCCGCGATGCGCTGACGCGTGGATACGCGCGGGGATTCGAGACGGCCGAGCAGATTGCCAGGGCCGCCGCCCAGTTGGCGTTGTACGACCTGCCCGCCGACACGTTCGATCGCTTCTCCGAGAGCGTTTCAGCAGTGACGACCGCCGACGTCACGGCCCTGGCTCGTCGATGGCTGGAGAGCGGGCAGATGCGGGCCGTGGTGGTCGGGGAACCGACGACGGCCCGCGCGGGTCTCGACGCCGTCGGACTCGACCAGCCGGAGTCGCTGTCATCCGACGAGGTACTGGCGGGCGTCTGA
- a CDS encoding alpha/beta hydrolase family protein produces MLRWTFDRWERSLHNRTTTRIVREFDWGRDWARDLPHAPETPHASATAEALERYAAWAVAHSEQFFASTDADPVDCTIDAQGHLRFPSEVVTPHAENNIVHARLYKAREDRGRAVVVLPQWNADADGHVGLCRLFNRAGLTALRLSKPYHDWRMPPELLRADYIVSSNVGRTLQVCRQAVLDARRAVGWLHAQGYSSIGICGTSLGSCLSMLTAAHEPRIKAAALNHVSPHFADVVWEGLSTQHVRQGLDGHVDLDTLRRIWAPISPQPYMDRMRHLKTLLVYARYDTTFPLRLSKAFVKEFRDRGIPHQVAVLPCGHYSTGKTPFKYLDGYWLTRFLMRAL; encoded by the coding sequence ATGCTGCGCTGGACCTTCGATCGGTGGGAGCGGTCTCTCCATAACCGCACGACCACGCGTATCGTTCGCGAGTTCGACTGGGGTCGTGACTGGGCGCGTGACCTCCCGCACGCGCCGGAGACGCCTCACGCGAGCGCCACGGCGGAGGCGCTGGAACGGTATGCGGCGTGGGCTGTTGCGCACAGCGAGCAGTTCTTCGCGAGCACCGATGCCGACCCGGTCGACTGCACCATCGACGCGCAGGGCCACCTGCGCTTCCCGAGCGAAGTCGTCACGCCGCACGCCGAGAACAACATCGTCCATGCGCGGTTGTACAAGGCACGCGAGGATCGCGGGCGCGCGGTGGTGGTGCTGCCGCAGTGGAACGCGGACGCGGACGGGCACGTGGGCCTGTGCCGCCTGTTCAACAGGGCGGGCCTGACGGCGCTGCGTCTGAGCAAGCCGTATCACGACTGGCGCATGCCCCCCGAACTGCTGCGCGCCGACTACATCGTCAGCAGCAACGTGGGACGGACGCTTCAGGTGTGCCGGCAGGCCGTGCTCGACGCCAGGCGTGCGGTGGGCTGGCTGCACGCGCAGGGGTATTCGTCGATCGGCATCTGCGGCACGAGCCTCGGGTCGTGCCTGTCCATGCTGACGGCGGCGCACGAACCGCGGATCAAGGCGGCGGCGCTCAATCACGTCTCGCCGCACTTTGCTGACGTCGTGTGGGAAGGGTTGTCCACACAGCACGTGCGCCAGGGACTCGACGGTCATGTGGACCTCGACACGCTGCGCCGCATCTGGGCCCCGATCAGCCCGCAGCCCTACATGGATCGCATGCGGCACCTGAAGACGCTGCTGGTGTACGCGCGGTACGACACCACGTTTCCGTTGCGGCTGTCCAAGGCATTCGTCAAGGAGTTCCGCGACCGCGGGATTCCGCACCAGGTCGCGGTCCTGCCGTGCGGCCACTACAGCACGGGCAAGACGCCGTTCAAGTACCTCGATGGCTACTGGCTGACGCGCTTCCTGATGCGCGCGCTGTGA
- a CDS encoding amidase, with protein MALATTARDMREGRVRARDLVERCLERIEQWQPVTNAFTFVDPAGARRDADAADSALRAGHDRGVLHGVPISLKDLLDQQGCVTTAGSQSMTAVATTDAPAVAYLREHGPVLLGRTNMHEFALGTTSEDSGFGPVRHPRDAAHSAGGSSGGAAVAVATGMSHAAIGSDTGGSIRIPSAACGLVGLKPAWSEVSLTGVVPLSPTLDCVGPLATSVEDAWLMLQAIRSRAIPPCPPPRDVRGLAIGVLRTVGWQAVDAAIGGRIDAALDALHAAGASRTDMSLVTAPLVAPAYGTIVIREALDFHTPRLAEHGAAYTPAVRHRLSTAERPSDDTYAEALDVRRRIEEEVSALLTRVDVLALPGMAITPPRLGQTHVTWPDRDDEPTRVAMLRLTQPFNMSRHPAIVLPVGTTPDGWPASLQLVGRDTASLVAAARGVEALLTQDRA; from the coding sequence ATGGCCCTGGCGACGACAGCACGCGACATGCGAGAGGGTCGCGTGCGCGCACGTGACCTCGTCGAACGATGCCTCGAGCGTATCGAACAGTGGCAGCCGGTCACCAACGCGTTCACGTTCGTCGACCCTGCCGGGGCGCGTCGAGACGCCGACGCCGCCGACTCGGCATTGCGTGCCGGCCACGATCGCGGTGTCCTGCACGGCGTACCGATCTCGCTGAAGGACCTCCTCGACCAGCAGGGGTGTGTCACCACGGCCGGATCGCAATCCATGACGGCCGTCGCCACGACGGATGCGCCGGCGGTGGCGTATCTGCGTGAGCACGGACCCGTGCTCCTCGGGCGTACCAACATGCACGAGTTCGCGCTGGGCACGACCAGCGAGGACTCGGGATTCGGTCCGGTACGACACCCGCGTGATGCAGCGCATTCGGCGGGCGGGTCGAGCGGCGGCGCGGCGGTGGCGGTAGCCACGGGCATGAGTCACGCGGCCATCGGTTCCGACACGGGGGGCTCGATCCGCATCCCGTCTGCCGCGTGCGGTCTCGTCGGCCTGAAGCCCGCGTGGAGTGAGGTGTCGCTGACAGGCGTCGTACCGCTCAGCCCGACGCTGGATTGCGTGGGTCCACTTGCCACGAGCGTCGAGGACGCGTGGCTGATGCTCCAGGCCATCCGATCGCGCGCGATCCCCCCCTGCCCGCCGCCGCGCGACGTGCGAGGCCTCGCCATCGGCGTCCTCCGCACGGTCGGCTGGCAGGCTGTCGATGCAGCCATCGGCGGTCGCATCGATGCGGCACTCGACGCCCTGCACGCGGCAGGCGCTTCTCGTACCGACATGTCCCTGGTCACCGCCCCACTCGTCGCGCCCGCATACGGCACGATCGTGATTCGAGAGGCGCTCGATTTTCACACGCCCCGACTCGCCGAGCACGGCGCGGCCTACACCCCGGCCGTTCGCCATCGCCTGTCGACAGCGGAGCGGCCATCCGACGATACGTATGCGGAGGCGCTCGACGTCCGTCGCCGCATCGAAGAGGAGGTATCGGCGTTGCTGACACGCGTCGACGTCCTCGCCCTTCCCGGCATGGCGATCACCCCGCCGCGACTCGGGCAGACGCACGTCACGTGGCCGGACCGCGACGATGAACCAACGCGCGTGGCGATGCTGCGCCTCACGCAACCGTTCAACATGTCCCGGCACCCGGCCATCGTGCTGCCGGTGGGGACCACGCCGGATGGGTGGCCCGCCAGCCTGCAACTGGTCGGCCGCGACACGGCATCGCTCGTGGCCGCGGCACGCGGCGTCGAAGCCTTGCTGACGCAGGATCGCGCGTGA
- the pyk gene encoding pyruvate kinase, translating into MRQTRIIATLGPSSATPEMIPALVAAGVDIFRLNFSHGTHDQHALAMRMVRESAAAAARHVAVLQDLSGPKIRTGRLPGGSPIALPKGSRLRITTGDDEGRDGHVFTTFAGLASSVAAGMRLLLDDGALELRVDGTDGTTIDTTVLVGGMLGQHKGINAPDVQLPASALTDKDLADLRFGVSIGVDIVALSFVQTVDDLTRTRDALRDAGGDEIALIAKIERPQAVENLASLLDACDGVMVARGDLGNEMPLHSVPRAQKVITQLAQEAGKPVIVATQVLESMRANPRPTRAEVSDAANAVDDSVDAVMLSGETASGLYPVEAVRVLDAVIRDAESLGPRPRASFNAGILGVPHNRALCEAAVTLAHAGRAEAIVAVTRHGKTARVLAALRPGLPIHAVTADDRVARRLILYRGVWSIVVDRAVLDTPDGIEVERRLVAMGVLRSGEPIVFVSIHADLTRPDANFLRIRRVG; encoded by the coding sequence ATGAGACAGACTCGCATCATCGCCACGCTCGGTCCGTCGAGTGCCACGCCAGAGATGATTCCCGCGCTCGTGGCGGCAGGCGTCGACATCTTCAGGTTGAACTTCTCGCACGGCACGCACGATCAACACGCCCTGGCCATGCGGATGGTCCGTGAGTCGGCGGCGGCCGCCGCTCGGCACGTCGCCGTGCTGCAGGATCTCAGCGGCCCGAAGATCAGGACCGGACGACTCCCGGGCGGATCGCCGATCGCTCTCCCGAAGGGCTCGCGTCTCAGAATTACCACCGGCGACGACGAGGGGCGCGACGGACACGTGTTCACCACGTTCGCGGGCCTGGCGTCCTCGGTCGCCGCCGGCATGCGGCTGTTGCTGGACGATGGTGCGCTGGAACTGCGCGTGGATGGGACCGACGGGACGACGATCGACACCACGGTGCTCGTCGGCGGCATGCTCGGGCAGCACAAGGGCATCAACGCACCCGACGTGCAGCTGCCCGCATCGGCGCTCACCGACAAGGATCTCGCGGACCTGCGGTTCGGTGTCTCGATCGGTGTCGACATCGTCGCCTTGAGCTTCGTGCAGACGGTCGACGACCTCACCCGCACGCGCGATGCGCTGCGCGACGCGGGGGGCGACGAGATCGCGCTCATCGCCAAGATCGAGCGGCCGCAGGCGGTGGAGAACCTCGCGTCTCTGCTCGATGCGTGCGACGGCGTGATGGTGGCGCGAGGCGATCTCGGCAACGAGATGCCGTTGCACAGCGTGCCACGTGCCCAGAAGGTGATCACGCAGCTCGCCCAGGAAGCGGGCAAGCCCGTGATCGTGGCCACGCAGGTGCTCGAGTCGATGCGCGCCAACCCCAGGCCGACCCGCGCCGAGGTGAGCGACGCGGCCAACGCCGTCGACGACTCGGTGGATGCCGTCATGCTGTCGGGGGAGACGGCGAGCGGCCTCTATCCCGTCGAGGCCGTGCGCGTGCTCGACGCCGTCATCCGCGACGCCGAGTCGCTCGGCCCGCGCCCGCGTGCGTCCTTCAACGCGGGCATCCTGGGCGTGCCGCACAACCGAGCGCTCTGCGAGGCCGCCGTCACGCTCGCGCACGCCGGTCGCGCCGAGGCCATCGTCGCCGTCACGCGCCATGGCAAGACCGCACGCGTGCTCGCGGCCCTGCGGCCCGGGCTGCCGATCCACGCCGTCACGGCCGACGACCGCGTGGCGCGGCGGCTGATCCTGTATCGAGGTGTCTGGTCGATCGTGGTGGACAGGGCCGTGCTGGACACCCCGGATGGCATCGAGGTGGAACGGCGGCTCGTGGCGATGGGCGTGCTGCGCAGCGGTGAGCCGATCGTCTTCGTGAGCATCCATGCCGACCTCACGCGGCCGGACGCCAACTTCCTGCGGATTCGTCGCGTCGGCTGA
- a CDS encoding SRPBCC domain-containing protein: MSAAASPDPSTFDASIEIGAPPEAVHAAFFDASALRAWWGTCGSVTTPTPLGVFAVEWPVDAGADPLIGPFGGTFYGMVIDVRPGREFFLADAYWIPPKGDPVGPMALDVTCEPIDTGTRLRVHQNGCDDSPRWQRYYRVMGTRWLAALAALKAHLEDAPTRDTPDA; encoded by the coding sequence ATGAGCGCCGCCGCGTCGCCCGACCCATCGACGTTCGACGCATCCATCGAGATAGGCGCGCCGCCGGAGGCCGTCCACGCGGCCTTCTTCGATGCGTCGGCGCTGCGGGCGTGGTGGGGCACATGCGGCTCGGTCACCACGCCGACGCCGCTCGGTGTCTTCGCCGTGGAGTGGCCGGTCGACGCCGGCGCCGATCCCCTGATCGGTCCGTTCGGCGGCACGTTCTACGGCATGGTCATCGACGTACGCCCCGGCCGCGAGTTCTTCCTCGCCGACGCGTACTGGATTCCGCCCAAGGGCGATCCGGTCGGGCCGATGGCGCTGGACGTCACGTGCGAACCGATCGACACCGGCACGCGACTGCGCGTGCACCAGAACGGCTGCGACGACAGTCCGCGCTGGCAACGCTACTACCGCGTGATGGGCACGCGCTGGCTGGCGGCGCTGGCGGCGCTGAAAGCGCATCTCGAAGACGCACCCACGCGCGACACGCCCGACGCGTGA
- the asd gene encoding aspartate-semialdehyde dehydrogenase, producing the protein MSSRVEVGVLGATGTVGQQFVRLLARHPWFDATWLAGSDRSAGRPYGEAANWKLSTPMPDAAAARVVQSPVPGTGPKLVFSALDANVAGEIERAFAEAGHIVVSNARNHRMDPLVPLLIPEINPDHLQLLARQRTDYGWKGGIVTNSNCSTMFLAMALAPLRTFGLTSCNVVTLQAVSGAGYPGVPSLDILGNVVPFIGGEEEKLEIEPQKILGGLAGDHVEPHPVVISAHTTRVPVIDGHTEMISIDFANAVAAADIRAAFAAFRGIPQELALPSAPAQPLVYLEADNRPQPRLDVERDNGMAVFLGRLRPCPVLQHKFVALGHNTVRGAAGAALLNAELMQAQGLL; encoded by the coding sequence ATGTCGTCTCGAGTAGAAGTGGGCGTGCTCGGTGCCACGGGCACCGTGGGCCAACAGTTCGTGAGGTTGCTGGCGCGGCATCCGTGGTTCGACGCCACCTGGCTGGCCGGCAGCGACAGGTCGGCGGGCCGGCCGTATGGTGAGGCCGCGAACTGGAAGCTCTCCACGCCGATGCCTGACGCCGCGGCGGCGCGCGTCGTACAGTCGCCGGTGCCGGGTACCGGCCCGAAGCTGGTGTTCTCGGCGCTCGACGCCAACGTGGCTGGCGAGATCGAACGCGCCTTCGCCGAAGCCGGACACATCGTGGTGAGCAACGCGCGCAACCACCGGATGGATCCGCTGGTGCCGCTGCTCATCCCGGAGATCAACCCGGATCATCTCCAGTTGCTCGCACGGCAGCGCACCGACTACGGCTGGAAGGGCGGCATCGTCACCAACTCCAACTGCTCGACGATGTTTCTGGCCATGGCACTGGCGCCGTTGCGGACGTTCGGCCTGACGTCGTGCAACGTCGTGACGTTGCAGGCCGTGTCTGGCGCCGGCTATCCCGGCGTGCCGTCGCTGGACATCCTCGGCAACGTCGTCCCGTTCATCGGCGGCGAGGAAGAGAAGCTCGAAATCGAGCCGCAGAAGATCCTCGGCGGCCTCGCCGGCGATCATGTCGAGCCGCATCCCGTAGTCATCAGCGCGCACACCACCCGCGTCCCCGTCATCGACGGCCACACGGAGATGATCTCGATCGACTTTGCCAACGCTGTTGCGGCGGCCGACATCCGTGCGGCGTTCGCCGCGTTCCGGGGAATTCCGCAGGAACTTGCGTTGCCGTCGGCGCCCGCGCAGCCGCTGGTCTATCTCGAAGCCGACAATCGCCCGCAGCCGCGCCTCGACGTCGAACGCGACAACGGGATGGCCGTGTTCCTCGGCCGTCTCCGACCCTGTCCCGTACTGCAGCACAAGTTCGTGGCGCTCGGCCACAACACGGTGCGCGGCGCGGCCGGCGCCGCGCTGCTCAACGCCGAGTTGATGCAGGCGCAAGGCCTGCTCTGA
- a CDS encoding aspartate kinase — MVVMKFGGTSVKDADAIRRLAGIVSRESRVSGAPVVVVSAMSGITDQLLDAVAAVERGDAAGASLKVNAMRDRHRAAAETLLGAGEERDIVIDALERQWRDTASLLHAMAVLREVSPRSRDAVVAMGELASSRLVAAALTDLGVPAQLVDAREVLVTSDEHGQARPDQASTAARLRDLVLPLSRTGVAAVLGGFIGATREGVTTTLGRGGSDYSASLFGAGIGAAEIQIWTDVDGMLTADPRVVQGARPLLALSFAEASELAYFGAKVLHPSTIAPAVTDGIPVRILNSHRPDVAGTTITANPPLPDAPLTGLACKRDITVIDIRSSMMLAAYGFMRRVFEVFERYRTSVDVITTSEVSVSITIEDRRALDDIVSDLSAFAEVGVESEMALLCAVGERLRLEPGLAARVLGALDEFPLRMVSQAGARRNLTVVLPQSHLQAAMACVHARFCLEPDVVPEVVA; from the coding sequence ATGGTCGTGATGAAGTTCGGCGGCACGTCGGTCAAGGATGCCGATGCCATCAGGCGCCTCGCCGGCATCGTCTCGCGCGAAAGCCGGGTGAGCGGCGCGCCAGTGGTAGTGGTGTCGGCGATGTCGGGCATCACGGATCAACTGCTGGATGCCGTGGCGGCGGTGGAGCGCGGTGATGCGGCGGGCGCGTCACTGAAGGTGAACGCGATGCGCGACAGACATCGCGCGGCGGCCGAAACCCTGCTCGGTGCCGGTGAGGAGCGCGACATCGTCATCGACGCGCTCGAACGGCAGTGGCGCGACACGGCGTCGCTGCTGCACGCGATGGCGGTCCTGCGCGAGGTCTCGCCGCGATCGCGCGACGCCGTTGTCGCGATGGGCGAACTGGCCAGTTCGCGACTGGTCGCGGCGGCACTCACCGATCTCGGCGTGCCGGCGCAGTTGGTCGACGCGCGTGAGGTGCTCGTCACGAGCGATGAGCACGGACAGGCGCGACCGGATCAGGCGTCGACCGCGGCGCGCCTCCGCGATCTCGTGCTGCCGCTCTCGCGTACCGGCGTGGCAGCGGTGCTCGGCGGCTTCATCGGCGCCACGCGCGAAGGCGTGACGACGACGCTGGGGCGTGGCGGTTCGGACTACTCGGCATCGCTGTTCGGTGCAGGGATTGGCGCGGCAGAGATCCAGATCTGGACCGACGTCGACGGCATGCTCACGGCGGATCCCCGCGTGGTGCAGGGCGCGCGTCCGCTCCTCGCGCTGTCGTTCGCGGAGGCATCCGAGCTTGCGTACTTCGGCGCCAAGGTGCTGCATCCGAGCACGATCGCGCCGGCGGTCACCGACGGCATTCCGGTGCGCATCCTCAACTCGCACAGGCCCGACGTGGCGGGCACCACCATCACGGCGAACCCGCCGCTGCCCGACGCGCCGCTCACGGGCCTTGCGTGCAAGCGCGACATCACCGTCATCGACATCCGATCGTCGATGATGCTCGCGGCCTACGGCTTCATGCGCCGAGTGTTCGAGGTGTTCGAACGCTATCGCACATCCGTCGACGTCATCACCACGTCGGAAGTGAGCGTGTCGATCACGATCGAAGACCGTCGCGCCCTCGACGACATCGTGAGCGACCTCTCCGCGTTCGCGGAGGTTGGCGTCGAATCGGAAATGGCGCTGCTCTGCGCCGTCGGCGAGCGGCTGCGTCTGGAACCCGGCCTTGCCGCGCGCGTGCTCGGTGCGCTCGACGAGTTCCCGCTGCGGATGGTGTCGCAGGCGGGTGCCCGTCGCAACCTCACGGTGGTGTTGCCGCAGTCGCATCTGCAGGCGGCGATGGCGTGCGTTCACGCACGCTTCTGCCTCGAACCCGACGTCGTTCCCGAGGTCGTGGCCTGA
- a CDS encoding dihydrodipicolinate reductase translates to MRLVLFGYGRMGRLVEAHAAQHGAQVAGVLTRTSSAAEWDAAAAARPDVVIDFATGDALQAHLDRLCTLTPAIVVGSTGWAAFEGAARAIVARHGVGAVVASNFSVGAYLLDAAVRAVAAGVEGLDDYEAFLHEAHHSKKIDAPSGTALLLLDAMRQARFTRHVDVSSTRAGHIPGTHTVGFDGPAETVTLTHTVRDRSTFAHGALRAAQWVRGRAGWYSMRDVLGLSSL, encoded by the coding sequence ATGCGCCTCGTCCTGTTCGGGTATGGGCGGATGGGCCGCCTCGTCGAGGCGCACGCCGCGCAGCACGGCGCTCAGGTGGCTGGCGTGCTGACGCGAACGAGCAGCGCCGCAGAATGGGACGCGGCCGCTGCCGCGCGTCCAGACGTGGTCATCGACTTCGCGACAGGCGATGCGCTGCAGGCGCACCTGGATCGACTGTGTACGCTGACACCGGCGATCGTGGTCGGCAGCACCGGCTGGGCGGCGTTCGAGGGGGCCGCGCGCGCGATCGTCGCGCGGCACGGCGTTGGCGCCGTCGTGGCGTCGAACTTCTCGGTGGGAGCCTACCTGCTCGATGCAGCCGTGCGCGCCGTCGCGGCAGGCGTGGAAGGGCTCGACGACTACGAGGCGTTCCTGCACGAGGCGCACCACTCGAAGAAGATCGATGCGCCGTCCGGCACGGCCCTGTTGCTGCTCGACGCGATGCGTCAGGCGCGATTCACGCGGCATGTCGACGTATCGAGCACGCGCGCGGGTCACATCCCCGGTACGCATACGGTCGGGTTCGACGGACCAGCCGAGACGGTGACCCTCACGCACACCGTGCGCGATCGCTCGACGTTCGCGCATGGCGCGCTGCGCGCCGCGCAGTGGGTTCGCGGCCGAGCCGGCTGGTATTCCATGCGCGACGTGCTCGGCCTTTCCTCCCTTTGA